The DNA segment AGGTCAATACGGTTGAAGGCAGAAACGTTGACGCGAGCATCTCCATCGCCGGAACGGTTCGTTTCCCCGGGGCAGCATGGAGATGTTTCCTTGTTTCAGCAGGAACGGTACGAGCCATGGAGATGCATAAGGAGATTCTCGCCACATTCCCCGGCCTCTCGGTTGCAGAAGGCGATGTCGGGCGGCTGTCGGTTCAGGAGAAGAGTCCGGCCCTAAATGCCCTGAAAGACGAGACCGTCCGTCTGGCAAGAGAACGGTATACGCTCGAGCGGGTCAAGGATGAACCCCTTTTCAGGGCGTACAGGGACTTCTTCTGGAGGGTGGGCGTCGATCCGACCAAGACGCGGCCCGCCTCGGAAGCGCTTGTCCGAAGGATCCTGGGCGGGAAGATGCTCCCGGCGATCAACACCGCGGTGGATGCCTATAATCTGGCCTCAATTCGCACCGGAATCCCCATTGCGGCGTTCGACGCCGATACCCTGGGCGGGGAGCTCGTTATGAGGTTTGCAGAAGAGGGGGAAGCGTTCCTCGGCATCGGGATGGCCGCACCCGTCACGCTCCATACGAACCAGGTTATCCTGGCGGATGAGGATGCGATCGTCGCCGTCTACCCGTACCGCGACTCGGATGCGACAAAGATCACCCTCGCCACAACGACGGTGCACATCGTGGCATGCGGCGTGCCGGAGATTGAGCGGGAGAAGGTGTGTTCGGCATACGACCTGGCTGCTGCATACCTTCAGGAATACGCTTCAGTCCGGGGATGATTCGGACCAACCGGTTGCCGAAACCTACATGTGGTTCTCCGAATAGGGACGACCATGAAGATCATACTGACCAGGGTATTTGTCGACGACCAGGAGAGGGCTCTGAACTTCTACACCGAAACACTGGGCTTTGTGAAGAAGAGCGACATTTCTGCCGAAGGCTACCGGTGGCTTACCGTCGTCTCCCCCGACGACCCGAACGGAACCGAGCTGCTGCTCGAGCTGAACGATAACCCGGTAGTCCGGGCATACCAGAAAGGGATATTCGAACAGGAGCTCCCCGCCGCGTCCTTTGGTGTCGAAGACACCCATGCGGAATACGAGAGGCTGAAAGCACAGGGCGTGAAGTTCACGATGGAGCCGACGGAAGTTGTCGACCGGGTGATCATAGCGGTCTTCGACGACACCTGCGGCAATCTCATCCAGATCCAGACGCTGGAAAAATAAACTATTCTATTGGAGGCGGCCCGCTCCTGAACCGGTGCGGCCTCTGATTTTTCACCAGTACTATGAGCCGCCCTCCCGGATCCCAGTAACATAACAAAATCGTTATATAACATATCTGTTATACAACACTCTCATTGGGTGCACCATGTTGCCTGTAGGAAGTCCCGCAACGGGAGACGACTTCATCGACCGCGAGCGCGAGACCGCGTTCATCCTGGACACGATCGAGAAAGACCACGTCATGCTCGTCGCCCCCCGGCGGTTCGGCAAGACCTCGATCATGCGAAAGATCGAAAGAGACCTCGCGAGCAGACACAAGCCGTGCGTCTTCCTCGAGGTCGAGAGCGTCAACTCGCCGGGAGAGTTCATCACCGATCTCGTTACGGCGCTCGTCGAGTGCGGGGGAGCAAACCACAAGACCCGGATCTTCTCGGCGCTCGAGAAGGCGTTCGCCCGGCTGCAGGAGAGCGTCGACGAGATTGAGACCCCGGTCTTCAGGGCAAAACTCCGCAGCCGTCTCCGGGCGGAGTTCTCGGACGACTGGCTCGAGAAGGCGAGGAAACTGGATACGATCTTTGCAGAGATCGACCGCCCGGTCTGCATCATCCTCGACGAGTTCCCGGTTGCGATACAGAACATGGAGGCCGACGACGCGAGAACGTTCCTGCACTGGTTCCGGCGGCTGCGCCAGGTTTCGGCAGGGGTGAGGTTCATCGTCGGGGGCTCGGTCAGCATCGACCACGTCGTCTACGGCGTCGGCGGAACCCCGGTCATCAACGACTTCCGGAGGATCGGCATCGGCGGGTTCGAGGAGGACGTCGCCCTGTCCGTCGTCGAACGTGTTTTTCAGGATGAAGGGTGGGAGTATTCCCCGGAGACCGGGCGGGCCGTCCTCGATTGCGTGGGCGACCCCTGCATCCCCTACTTCCTCATGATCGTCCTCTCCGGCCTGAAGGAGGAGATCGAGATCTCCGGCGGCGCTCCCTCCCCGGCGCTGGTCGATCGGGTTTACAACAAACGAATCCTCGGCAGCGAGGGGCGCCACTACTTCGAGCACTACTCGCGCCGTCTCCGGATCACCTACTCCGATCAGGAAGCAAAAGCCGCACGCGCCATCTTGAGCCGGGTGAGCGCCGCAGAATCCCTGCCCGCGGCCATCGCCTACGATATCTTCAGGCGGAGCACCGCATCGGAGAGCGAAGATGCGTTTTTGGCGCTGCTGGCGCAGTTGAACCACGATTTTTACGTCGCCATGGATACCCCCGGCGAGCTGCGGTTCTACTCGAAGATGCTCCGGGACTGGTGGAGGATCTACCATGCCGGCACCGGGTAACGCAGCCGTCTACCGCTACTTCCCCGGGGCGCTGGATAACGAGACGCTCCAATACCTCCTCGTCGGCCGGGAGAACCTCCTCGGGGAGATGCTGGAAGACCTGGACCGGGCGTCCCGGAGCGGAACGCCGCGGTTCTTCCTCCTGGTCGGCTCCCGCGGCGCCGGCAAATCCCACCTGCTGAGCCTGCTCTACCACCGGGTCCGCGACGAGCTCCCCGGGCGAATCATCCCCGTGAAGCTCGCGGAGGAGGAGTACTCGATATTCAGGGCGTCCGACTTCTTCCTCCGGGTGCTCGAGGAGATGGGGATCGAGACTTCAACGATCACCGCGCTCGACGACGACCCCCTGGTCCGGGACGCCGCGGTCGATACCCTCGCTGAAGCGGCCGCTGGAAGACAGATCGCGGTGTTCGTCGATAACGTGCACGAACTCTTCAACCAGATGGATAAGGGCGAGATCCGGGCGCTGCGGTCGGTATTCCAGCGGACGGATCTCTTCTCGATGGTCGCGTCGGCACCGTCGCTCTTCCCCGGGGTTGCGGACCACGACGAGCCGTTCTACAACTTCTTCCGGGTCTTTCACCTCCGGGGACTCGAAATTGCCGAAGCGAAGGAACTCATGAAGAGGGTCGCACGGCTGGACGGCAACACCGCGTTCGTCGAGAACTTCCCCGATTACGAGCCCGGCATCGAGGGGCTGCTGCACCTCGCCGGCGGCAGCCCGCGGCTGGCCGTCCAGGCGTATGAGGCCGTCTCTCGATGCGGAACCGGGTGTATGGCGGCGGTCTTCTTCAGGATGACGGACGAGCAGACGCCCTACTACCGGGAGGTGTTCGGGAGGCTTCCCGGGCAGCGGAGGCTCATCTTCGATACCGTCCTCAGCGCGGATACCCCCCTTACGCCGAAGGATATCGCGGAGCGTGCCCGGCTGAACCCGGCGACGGTGACCGCGCAGCTCCGGAGGCTGGAGGCGGACGGCTACGTCGTCTCCCGCCCGATGAGGAAGAGGACGTCGTACGAGGTCCGGGATCGCCTCTTCTGGTTCTGGCGGGCGATGCGCAGACCGGCCGGCCGGGACCGCGTGGGTGCTCTCATCGAGTTCCTGGAGGCCTGGCACGGGCGGGAGCCGTCGTATGCCGCCGTGACGCGGGCGCAAATGGCGCGGCTTTCGCTCGATCGCGCACGGGAGGAACTCCTGAGCGGAAACGAGGCGAACGGCCTCTCCCTGATAGATGAGGCATACGGGCACGCGGAAGACCTGGACCCGGGCACGGTGCGGCGGATCACGGCGGGTTTCCTGAAAGGGATTATCAGTGAGGGGCGGGTCGGCGTGATCAAAAGCGCCGTTCGCGGGATCGTCGCGTTCGGGGGCGCCGGGTTCGAGCGGTTCCTAAAACCGGTCGCGGACGCCGTGGCAATCGTCGAAGCGAACGACACGCGGCTGTATTACTTAAAGTTGCAGCCGGAAGAGAGAGCGGTCGTCGCCGGGATCGTCCGGGGGATCACGAAGTCGGAGGAGCTGGTGCCGGGGCTCCAGGCCCGGTTGTCGGCGTGAGGGCGTTTGGGGGCGGGCAGGGTGACGGTGTCGAGGCAGATCCTTCAAAGCAGGTATCCGGCGGGAGAAGCACTTCACGAAGATACGGAAGTGGCTGCCCGCGCCCCCGGCTGCGGCCGGATCCGTATGGCTCGTGCACCCGGAATTGCTATCCGGTTCTACCTGTTCGAATCGCGCAGAACCGGTTAAATCATTCCCGGATCAACAGTACTGCATGGATCTCTTCGACTCGGTCTACCACGGCACGCCCCCCTGGGAGATCGGCCGGCCCCAGAAGGCGTTCGTCGAGCTTGCCCGGGCGGGAGAGGTTACCGGCTCCGTCCTGGACGTGGGGTGCGGAACGGGGGACCATGTCCTCTTTTTTGCGGAGGAAGGGCATGAGGTGCTCGGGATCGACACCGCCGCTCTTGCGATCCGCAAAGCCGAAGAGAAGGCTGCCGGAAGAGGGCTGCAGGCGCAGTTTCTCGTCCGGGACGCACTGGACCTCTCCGGGCTTGAGCGGACGTTCGACACCGTCATCGACTCCGGGTTTTTTCATACCCTCTCCGACGAAGACCGGCCGGTCTTCGTGGATAACCTCGCGGCCGTTCTCGCGCCCGGCGGGAGGTACTTCATGCTCTGCTTTGGCGACCAGAATCCCGGCGAATACCCTCTGCCGAGAAGGATCGCGGAGGGAGAGATACGGGATGCCTTCCGGGACGGGTGGCGGATCAACTACATCCGCCCGGCGATCTTCGAGAACAGCATCCAGCCCGAAGGACACCATGCCTGGCTCGCGTCGATGACCCGGTCCGGGGAATGACGTGAGCGGCTGCCCCGGAACGATTATCCCGCAGGAAGCGCTATCTCTCTCGCGAGGATCATGGAGGATATTCCGCTCCGGAGGTTCCTTCCTGGGGACATCGAGGACGTGAGCAGGCTCGTCGTCGAGACGATAGAAGTTTCGTATGCAAAAAGCTACCCGCGGGAAGCGATAGATTACTTCCTCGAGTACCATACCGTGGAGCAGATCCTTCTGGATGCAACCCGGGGCTGCACCTTTGTCCTCGCACCCGGCGGCCGGATCGCCGGCACCGGAACCCTGCTCGGCACGACGATCAAACGGGTCTTCGTGCACCCTTCCCGCCAGCGCAGGGGATACGGCGCCCTCCTGATGCATGCCCTGGAGAGCGAGGCGATCCGCCGCGGCATCGGGAGAGTCGATCTCTCCGCTTCGCTGCCGTCGAAACGGTTCTATGACCTGCTCGGGTACGCGACGGAATGCGAGGATTACATCCCCGTCAGAAACGGGAAAAGGCTGGACTACTACACGATGGTCAAGGCCCTGGGAGAAGGCCGGTAGGCCGCGTGTTCCGGGGCTATTGGCCGCCTTCCGATTGCGTATTGTTCGTCGTATCCCGGGTGAGATACCTGTCGATATGCCGGAAGAACTTCCAGTGCAGGAGCAGGTGGACGATTATCAGGGCGGCAAACACGAGACTCGAGTTGTCGTGCATGACAACCCACTGGCTGCGGGGGATGTCGAGGAACAGTTCCCATCCGCTGCCCCGCCCGCCTCCGGAAGGCAGGACAAGATAGAGCACGAGTCCCGAAATGACCGAGGGAATGAACGTGATCAGGCATCCGATGTCGACGAGCGCGTTGATGGCGATCTGCTTCATGGTCACCCCTGTCATTTGCAGGATATATATCCTGCGCCCCCGGATCTGGTGGACTGATATGTCCGGAGGTCGATATCTTCAGGCTGCACCGCGTGTGCACGGGACGGCGTGATCAAAACGAGCTGGCAGGATTTTGCAATTACCGGCATCACGGTACTCTTCGCGGTCATGCTCCTGCCGCAGCTCCGCGACGTGCTGTCGCGCGGCGCCGTGCTGAACTTATTCACGGCGCTCTTCACGAGCATCCTCGGTTACAGCATGGCGCTGGTCTTCGCCACCCTCGGGCTCTGGATCTCGATGGTCGGCCAGGGGCTCGTTGCGACCGTGTGGATGCTGCTCGCATGCTTTTCGCTGCGGAACGTGCGTAACCGCATGTTCCCGCAAGAGTCGCTCGCATCCGTCGCCCTGGATTTCTTTACGGTCTGGGTGCAGGGCGTGGCCTTCACCGTTTCGGGCGGCGTGAAGGAGATATTCTCGCGGATCAGCCGGGAATGACCGGCTCCGGCCCGCATCCCTGCCGGTGAAGGTGGCTCCCGTCGTTTCCGGAAAGGATAACTCCTCGTACGGTGAGGGCGTAATATGGAGCGCACCACGTCCGGGGCAGGCCGGTGTACGGCAGGTTCGCCGGAAACGACGGTGAGAGCGGATCGAATGGCTCTCCTCGAGGAGATCGCCGCGTTCGTCCGTGAGCATAACGAGATCCTTGCCCGATACCATCGCTATTCGATGGACGACCTCAAGCGGATCGAGCAGGAGTGCTGGAGGCTGCACGACGAGGCGTGCAACAGGGGCGCCTGCGGGAGCGCCGTGGGACTCGTTGAACTTGAGTACCTCATCGGCCGGGCGAAGGAGATGAAGGCGAAAAGAATGGAGGAGGAGCGGGGCCCGGGTTGACCTGACGGCTACGTCGAAAGTTACGAAACGGGATCTGCGCCTTCGATGCCGGGCGGTGAATATCCTGCCCGGCTCGTCCGTCTCTTCGACGCCGGGTATCTTCACACCCGCGGGGACGTAGAGGGTGGCGTCCGGGGCTCCCGCCCCTCTTGAAACAGTCCTGAAGATACCCGGACTAACCGATCTTTAAGAGGATGGATACCAGGACGAAGAGGAGCAGGCCGTTGATCACGACGATCCCCGCAATGACCATCCCCGGGACGAGGCCCGGCAGCAGCATGCTGATGCCGAACGCGATCGCCACGACGTTCAAGACCGTCAGGGTGACCAGGAGCCGTTTGAGGATGGGCGGGAGAGGGGCCGGTTCGGCTGCAGCGTGCAGCATCGGGAGGAACCGCTTCGTGAGGAGAATCGCTCCCCCGGCGATGTTGAGGATCGCGAGGAGCACCCGGATCACGCCGGTCAGGATGCCCGGAACGATGCAGGAGAAGATCCCCATGGCGGCGAATGCGATCCCGATGACGATCAGCAGCCGTGAGCGTTTGTACTGGCCCATCGGGGTCTCCCCCAGGGCCAGCATCTGGACGGCCATGATGACGAGCAGCAGGCCGAGCTGGCCGTCCGGGGAGAACGGGAGCATCCCCAGGTTCACCGGGATGAGCAGCAGCCCAAGGAGCACCAGCAGCACGCCGACCGGGATGACCAGGGCAATCGAGAGGGGGAGGGATGCCTCTTTGAACAGGCCGGTGCCGCCGGTTGTCCGGGGATCGGTCACGCCGATCCCTCCTGCGGATACAACCGGCCGACCTTCTGGATGCACCAGGCAAGGTAGAAGAAGCCGATGCCGTAGATGATGAGGAGGACCGCGGTCTGTGGGTCGGTGGTGATGCCGGGAAGGAGCGTGACGAGGCCGAGGATTATCGACATCACGTACACGATGATGCAGGCGATCGTCAGGTGCCGGAGTATTCCGGAGACTTTCAGCCACAGCCGGGCTTTATCTTCGGAGAGGAACAACTGCGCGAGAAGAGCGATCCCCCCCGCAAAGAGGAGTGTGCCGACGAGGATGCGAACCGGCCCGGCCAGCAGTCCGGGAACGAAGCAGGCGGCCATCCCGACGACCGCCGTGCAGACCCCGAGAAGGATGACCGCCCACGAACGCCGGAGATCGCCGAACGGGGTCTTTCCCATCGTGATTACCTGGAACGAGACGATCACGAGAAAAAGCCCGTAGGTGCTGTCCGGGGCATACGGCAGTTCGCCCGCATGAATCCTGAAGAGCAGCAGGCCGAAGAGGGACATAAATACCCCGAAGACGAGCAGGATGACGACCTCGAGGGAGAGATCGGATTCCGCTCTCGCGACTGGATTGCTCTCCTCTCCCGGCTGGCTGGAATGTCCCATAATTGCATCTCCCCGGTTCTATACGGAGACCGACGGATAATTATCGCCGGTTGAGTGAATACCATGATCTAAATTTATAATTTATTTATACGTTTGTATTCCGTCCCCTGTTGGCTCTGCCGAACCATGAGCGGAACCCGTTCTCGATATATTTGCCGTATTACGGCGCTGATCCGGCAATGTAGTGGTGGGGCGCGAAAGTTGCCCCGGTTGGCATATTAGGGTTTAATATGATGGCTTTTCTAAATCCGGTGCAGGAGAAGTAATATTCAAAAGGTATATGCCTAATGGGATGGCATGAAACTGATTGGAGAACATTATGTTCCGACCGCAGGACGATTTTACGTATCTGATGCCGGTCCACTTCGGGGGCGGCAAATTCGACCCGGAAACCCTGGTCACGCAGAAGGCGACCGCCCTCTCCCTCAGTTTCGAGACCGAGAGAGACCTCCTTGAGAACTACATTCCCGAGGGGTTCGAACTCCTGGCGCCCGAGGTGCAGGTTGCGTTCAACAAATTCACCGAGATCAACTGGCTGCACGGCGGCCAGTACAACCTGATCAACGTGGCGGCACCGGTCCGGTTCCACGGGAAGAAGGACGAGCTCGACGGCGCCTACACGCTGGTGGTCTGGGAGAACAAGACCGCACCCATCCTCGGGGGGCGGGAACAGACCGGCATCCCGAAGATCTATGCGGATATCGAAGACCTGCACATCGTCCGGCCCCACTTTGCGACGACCGTCAGCTACGAGGGCAACACCTTCCTCAACATGGACTTCGAGGCCACGGGATCGATCACCGGGCGGGATCTCGATGCCCTGAAGTCGCAGTTCCTCACCATGAACACCCTCGGGTGGCGGTACATCCCGAAAGTCGGCGCTCCGGGAGCGGAACTCTCCCAGTTCGTCCTCTACCCCCAGGGCATGGAGGTGGAGACGGCAGAGGTTGGAAAGGGCAGCCTGAAGTGGACCGAACTGACCCCGATGCAGAGTCCGGCCCAGTACTACATCGTCAACAGCCTCGCGTCCCTGCCGATAAAACGGGTGACGCAGGCGGTACTGGTCGAGGGAAGAGCCATCCTTCGCGCGATGGGCGCGAGGGTGATCGAATAAAGGCAGGGATCATGGTGGATTCGGATTACTATACGGGCAAGGTCTGCCTCGTCACCGGTGCGAACTCCGGGATCGGGTATGCGATCAGCGAAGAACTCTTAAAACGGGGAGCCGTCGTCTACATGGCCGGCCGCAGCCGGGAGAAGGTTGCCGCGGCCGTCGCCCGGCTCTCCGCCTACGGGGATCGGGCACGCCCGCTTGTTGTGGACGTCACGAAGCAGGAGCAGGTGCGGAAAGGTATCGAGGATACGGCGGCAGAGGCGGGCAGGCTGGATTTCCTCTTCAACAACGCAGGCGTCGGGGGGACCATCCCGTTCGAGGCGGCCACCCTTGAGGACTGGAAGGCGATCATCGACACCAACATCTGGAGCGTCGTCTACGGCGTCCATGCCGCCGTACCGATCATGCTCAAACAGGGGTTCGGGCACGTCGTGAACACCAGTTCGATAGCGGGCATCGTTCCGCCCCCGTTCCAGGCGCTCTACTCCCTGACGAAGTACGGCGTCACCGGCCTTACCGAGAGCCTGAAGTACGAGTATGCGGATAAAGGGCTCTACTTCTCGACGATCTGCCCGGCAAACATCGCGACCCCGATCTTCAACAAGGGGATCGACGGGCAGGCCCGCGGCGAACTGCGGATCCCCGACGACGCGTATCCCGCCGATAAAGCGGCGGCGCTCATCCTTGACCGGGTCGCTGAACATAAGGGGATCATCGTCGTGCCCGAGGAACCCTACACCGACCTCTGGAAGGGGTATGTCCTCGGCGCCCCGGAGGTGGAGGAGCGGTTGCAGCAGATGGCACGCGAGCGGCGGGAAGCGTTCGAGAAGGGCGGGACATACTTCTGATATTCTCTTTTTGCCCCGGATTCGGGTACTTTTAAGTGCTGCCGCCCGATCCATCACCCTTGAGGTGGGATCATCGATCAGAATATCCCCGGAGCGATCGTTCCGGAACGCGTGGGCCTTGAGCCGGTCGCCGGAGAGTTCACCATGCCCGTCGCGCTCGCGTCTCCCGGCGACGGGACCGGCCGGCTCTTCGTTGCGGACCTCCCGGGCACCGTCCGGGTCATCGATGGGAACGATCACCGGCCGTTCCTCGACATCACCGACCGGGTCGTCGACCTCCGCACCGGCTACGACGAGCGCGGACTGCTCGGCCTCGCGTTTCACCCACGGTTCGCGGAGAACGGCAGGTTCTTCGTCTACTATAGCGCCCCGCTCCGGGCCGGTGCGCCGGAGGGCTGGGACCACACGAGCCGAATATCGGAGTTCTCTGTCTCCACCCCCGACCGGGCGGACCCCGGTTCGGAGCGGGTGATCCTGGAGGTCGACCAG comes from the Methanoculleus marisnigri JR1 genome and includes:
- a CDS encoding ATP-binding protein; this encodes MLPVGSPATGDDFIDRERETAFILDTIEKDHVMLVAPRRFGKTSIMRKIERDLASRHKPCVFLEVESVNSPGEFITDLVTALVECGGANHKTRIFSALEKAFARLQESVDEIETPVFRAKLRSRLRAEFSDDWLEKARKLDTIFAEIDRPVCIILDEFPVAIQNMEADDARTFLHWFRRLRQVSAGVRFIVGGSVSIDHVVYGVGGTPVINDFRRIGIGGFEEDVALSVVERVFQDEGWEYSPETGRAVLDCVGDPCIPYFLMIVLSGLKEEIEISGGAPSPALVDRVYNKRILGSEGRHYFEHYSRRLRITYSDQEAKAARAILSRVSAAESLPAAIAYDIFRRSTASESEDAFLALLAQLNHDFYVAMDTPGELRFYSKMLRDWWRIYHAGTG
- a CDS encoding GNAT family N-acetyltransferase, whose amino-acid sequence is MEDIPLRRFLPGDIEDVSRLVVETIEVSYAKSYPREAIDYFLEYHTVEQILLDATRGCTFVLAPGGRIAGTGTLLGTTIKRVFVHPSRQRRGYGALLMHALESEAIRRGIGRVDLSASLPSKRFYDLLGYATECEDYIPVRNGKRLDYYTMVKALGEGR
- a CDS encoding DUF4405 domain-containing protein, which encodes MKQIAINALVDIGCLITFIPSVISGLVLYLVLPSGGGRGSGWELFLDIPRSQWVVMHDNSSLVFAALIIVHLLLHWKFFRHIDRYLTRDTTNNTQSEGGQ
- a CDS encoding acetoacetate decarboxylase family protein, which translates into the protein MFRPQDDFTYLMPVHFGGGKFDPETLVTQKATALSLSFETERDLLENYIPEGFELLAPEVQVAFNKFTEINWLHGGQYNLINVAAPVRFHGKKDELDGAYTLVVWENKTAPILGGREQTGIPKIYADIEDLHIVRPHFATTVSYEGNTFLNMDFEATGSITGRDLDALKSQFLTMNTLGWRYIPKVGAPGAELSQFVLYPQGMEVETAEVGKGSLKWTELTPMQSPAQYYIVNSLASLPIKRVTQAVLVEGRAILRAMGARVIE
- a CDS encoding SDR family NAD(P)-dependent oxidoreductase, translated to MVDSDYYTGKVCLVTGANSGIGYAISEELLKRGAVVYMAGRSREKVAAAVARLSAYGDRARPLVVDVTKQEQVRKGIEDTAAEAGRLDFLFNNAGVGGTIPFEAATLEDWKAIIDTNIWSVVYGVHAAVPIMLKQGFGHVVNTSSIAGIVPPPFQALYSLTKYGVTGLTESLKYEYADKGLYFSTICPANIATPIFNKGIDGQARGELRIPDDAYPADKAAALILDRVAEHKGIIVVPEEPYTDLWKGYVLGAPEVEERLQQMARERREAFEKGGTYF
- a CDS encoding class I SAM-dependent methyltransferase; protein product: MDLFDSVYHGTPPWEIGRPQKAFVELARAGEVTGSVLDVGCGTGDHVLFFAEEGHEVLGIDTAALAIRKAEEKAAGRGLQAQFLVRDALDLSGLERTFDTVIDSGFFHTLSDEDRPVFVDNLAAVLAPGGRYFMLCFGDQNPGEYPLPRRIAEGEIRDAFRDGWRINYIRPAIFENSIQPEGHHAWLASMTRSGE
- a CDS encoding AAA family ATPase, whose protein sequence is MPAPGNAAVYRYFPGALDNETLQYLLVGRENLLGEMLEDLDRASRSGTPRFFLLVGSRGAGKSHLLSLLYHRVRDELPGRIIPVKLAEEEYSIFRASDFFLRVLEEMGIETSTITALDDDPLVRDAAVDTLAEAAAGRQIAVFVDNVHELFNQMDKGEIRALRSVFQRTDLFSMVASAPSLFPGVADHDEPFYNFFRVFHLRGLEIAEAKELMKRVARLDGNTAFVENFPDYEPGIEGLLHLAGGSPRLAVQAYEAVSRCGTGCMAAVFFRMTDEQTPYYREVFGRLPGQRRLIFDTVLSADTPLTPKDIAERARLNPATVTAQLRRLEADGYVVSRPMRKRTSYEVRDRLFWFWRAMRRPAGRDRVGALIEFLEAWHGREPSYAAVTRAQMARLSLDRAREELLSGNEANGLSLIDEAYGHAEDLDPGTVRRITAGFLKGIISEGRVGVIKSAVRGIVAFGGAGFERFLKPVADAVAIVEANDTRLYYLKLQPEERAVVAGIVRGITKSEELVPGLQARLSA
- a CDS encoding ACT domain-containing protein, producing the protein MIKTSWQDFAITGITVLFAVMLLPQLRDVLSRGAVLNLFTALFTSILGYSMALVFATLGLWISMVGQGLVATVWMLLACFSLRNVRNRMFPQESLASVALDFFTVWVQGVAFTVSGGVKEIFSRISRE
- a CDS encoding VOC family protein; translation: MKIILTRVFVDDQERALNFYTETLGFVKKSDISAEGYRWLTVVSPDDPNGTELLLELNDNPVVRAYQKGIFEQELPAASFGVEDTHAEYERLKAQGVKFTMEPTEVVDRVIIAVFDDTCGNLIQIQTLEK
- a CDS encoding B3/B4 domain-containing protein, which gives rise to MHKEILATFPGLSVAEGDVGRLSVQEKSPALNALKDETVRLARERYTLERVKDEPLFRAYRDFFWRVGVDPTKTRPASEALVRRILGGKMLPAINTAVDAYNLASIRTGIPIAAFDADTLGGELVMRFAEEGEAFLGIGMAAPVTLHTNQVILADEDAIVAVYPYRDSDATKITLATTTVHIVACGVPEIEREKVCSAYDLAAAYLQEYASVRG